A single genomic interval of Streptomyces sp. 1222.5 harbors:
- a CDS encoding sporulation protein, protein MAFKKLLASLGAGGASVETVLTEINVVPGGVVQGEVRIQGGSVNQNIEGLSVGLQAKVEVESGDQEYKQDIEFTKVRLGGAFELQAGAVHAVPFGLEIPWETPVTTIDGQALRGMHIGVTTELEIARAVDSGDLDPINVHPLPAQKAILDAFIQLGFRFKNADMERGRIRGTRQRLPFYQEIEFFPPSQYRGLNQVEVSFVADEHAMDVVLEMDKKPGLFSEGSDTFRSFQVGLNDWQGTDWAAYLNQWLSEVGSKRNWF, encoded by the coding sequence ATGGCGTTCAAGAAGCTGCTCGCGAGCCTCGGGGCCGGTGGGGCCTCGGTCGAGACGGTGCTGACGGAGATCAACGTCGTACCGGGCGGTGTCGTCCAGGGTGAGGTTCGGATCCAGGGCGGGTCCGTGAACCAGAACATCGAAGGTCTCTCCGTGGGCCTGCAGGCCAAGGTCGAGGTGGAGAGCGGCGACCAGGAGTACAAGCAGGACATCGAGTTCACCAAGGTGCGGCTCGGTGGTGCCTTCGAGCTGCAGGCCGGCGCGGTGCACGCGGTGCCGTTCGGCCTGGAGATCCCCTGGGAGACGCCGGTCACGACGATCGACGGCCAGGCGCTGCGGGGGATGCACATCGGTGTGACGACCGAGCTGGAGATCGCGCGGGCCGTCGACTCCGGCGACCTGGACCCGATCAACGTGCACCCGCTGCCTGCGCAGAAGGCGATCCTCGACGCCTTCATCCAGCTGGGCTTCCGCTTCAAGAACGCGGACATGGAGCGCGGCCGCATCCGGGGAACGCGGCAGCGGCTGCCGTTCTACCAGGAGATCGAGTTCTTCCCGCCGTCGCAGTACCGCGGCCTGAACCAGGTCGAGGTCAGCTTCGTCGCCGACGAGCACGCGATGGACGTCGTACTGGAGATGGACAAGAAGCCGGGGCTCTTCAGCGAGGGCTCGGACACCTTCCGGTCCTTCCAGGTGGGTCTGAACGACTGGCAGGGGACCGACTGGGCGGCTTACCTCAACCAGTGGCTGTCCGAGGTCGGCAGCAAGCGGAACTGGTTCTAG
- a CDS encoding HNH endonuclease, protein MRDTLVLNASFEPLSTVTLNRAVVLVLQDKAVVEQAHPELRMRGADVDIPAPRVIRLCRYVRVPFRRQAPWSRRGVLVRDRHRCAYCGRRATTVDHVQPRSQGGQDTWLNTVAACAEDNHRKANRTPDEAGMALLREPFEPTPADAMLLALGAEDFEALPAWLARDAA, encoded by the coding sequence ATGCGTGACACGCTGGTGCTGAACGCGAGCTTCGAGCCGCTGTCGACGGTGACTCTGAACCGAGCCGTCGTCCTGGTCCTCCAGGACAAGGCCGTCGTCGAGCAGGCCCATCCCGAACTGCGCATGCGCGGTGCCGATGTGGACATACCCGCGCCCCGGGTGATCAGGCTGTGCAGGTACGTACGGGTGCCGTTCCGAAGACAAGCCCCGTGGTCGAGGCGGGGGGTGCTGGTACGGGACCGGCACCGGTGCGCCTACTGCGGGCGCAGGGCCACGACCGTGGACCACGTGCAGCCGCGGTCGCAGGGTGGGCAGGACACGTGGCTGAACACGGTGGCCGCGTGTGCGGAGGACAATCACCGGAAGGCGAACCGGACGCCGGACGAGGCCGGGATGGCTCTGCTGCGGGAGCCGTTCGAGCCGACGCCGGCGGACGCGATGCTGCTGGCTCTGGGTGCCGAGGACTTCGAGGCGCTTCCGGCGTGGCTCGCCAGGGACGCGGCCTAG
- a CDS encoding DUF1015 domain-containing protein, translating into MNTAGHSEATARRGLELTPFRGLRYDPDRVGSLASVTSPPYDVVVRPDGVHHLQSADPHNIVRLILPQAGTPSARTEQAADTLRRWLDEGILTADPEPGLYVYEQQDGDGMIQRGVIGALRVSDPEDGVVLPHEDVMPPVVADRAALMRATRANLEPLLLTYRGNGAAADVVERTVERPPLLATTTEDGYRHRLWAVTDPAELGLIQSDLANRQALIADGHHRWATYRRLRAEHPSPSPWDHGLVLLVDTARYPLRVRAIHRLLHGLPVADALAAVDGLFRVRHLDTPLAEAQAALADASCAGNAFLLAGDGAFHLLDHADPALLARTIPADRPAAWRSLDATVLHATLLEHVWHIPEDSPAHIAYIHDTAATVEKAERDGSTAVLMHPVREEVVRDLARQGVTMPRKSTSFGPKPATGLVLRALEI; encoded by the coding sequence ATGAACACTGCAGGTCACTCGGAAGCAACGGCGCGCCGAGGACTGGAACTCACCCCGTTCCGGGGCCTCCGGTACGACCCCGACCGGGTCGGCAGCCTGGCTTCCGTCACCTCTCCGCCGTACGACGTGGTCGTACGCCCCGACGGGGTGCACCACCTCCAGTCGGCGGATCCGCACAACATCGTCCGGCTGATTCTGCCGCAGGCCGGCACCCCGAGCGCCCGCACCGAACAGGCCGCCGACACCCTGCGCCGCTGGCTGGACGAGGGCATCCTCACCGCCGACCCCGAGCCGGGCCTCTACGTGTACGAGCAGCAGGACGGCGACGGCATGATCCAACGCGGTGTCATCGGCGCACTGCGGGTCTCCGACCCCGAGGACGGCGTGGTCCTGCCGCACGAGGACGTCATGCCGCCCGTGGTGGCGGACCGCGCGGCCCTGATGCGCGCCACGCGCGCCAACCTGGAACCGCTGCTCCTGACCTACCGCGGCAACGGCGCGGCGGCGGACGTCGTCGAGCGTACCGTCGAGCGCCCGCCCCTGCTGGCGACGACCACCGAGGACGGCTACCGGCACCGGCTGTGGGCGGTCACCGACCCCGCCGAACTCGGCCTCATCCAGTCCGACCTGGCGAACCGGCAGGCGCTGATCGCCGACGGCCACCACCGCTGGGCCACCTACCGCCGGCTGCGCGCGGAGCACCCCTCCCCGAGCCCTTGGGACCACGGCCTGGTCCTCCTGGTCGACACCGCCCGCTATCCGTTGCGCGTCCGTGCCATCCACCGGCTGCTGCACGGCCTGCCCGTCGCGGACGCGCTGGCCGCCGTGGACGGCCTGTTCCGGGTACGGCACCTCGACACGCCGCTCGCGGAGGCCCAGGCGGCCCTGGCGGACGCGTCCTGCGCGGGGAACGCCTTCCTGCTGGCCGGCGACGGCGCCTTCCACCTGCTCGACCACGCCGACCCCGCTCTGCTCGCCCGGACGATCCCGGCGGACCGGCCGGCCGCCTGGCGCTCGCTGGACGCCACCGTCCTGCACGCCACGCTCCTCGAGCACGTCTGGCACATCCCCGAGGACTCGCCGGCCCACATCGCCTACATCCACGACACGGCCGCCACGGTCGAGAAGGCCGAACGGGACGGCTCGACCGCCGTCCTGATGCACCCGGTGCGCGAGGAGGTCGTACGGGACCTGGCCCGCCAGGGAGTGACGATGCCCCGCAAGTCGACGTCCTTCGGACCGAAGCCGGCGACGGGGCTGGTACTGCGGGCGCTGGAGATCTGA
- a CDS encoding DNA-3-methyladenine glycosylase, producing MIAPPDRTPLPREFFDRPVLEIAPDLLGRILVRTTPDGTIALRLTEVEAYDGPNDPGSHAYRGRTARNEVMFGPPGHVYVYFTYGMWHCMNLVCGPEGRASAVLLRAGEVVEGAEPARKRRLSARNDKELARGPARLATALGVDRSLDGTDACAPDGTPLRMLTGAPVPSDQVRSGPRTGVAGAGGDGELYPWRYWVADDPTVSPYRAHVPRRRRS from the coding sequence ATGATCGCGCCCCCGGACCGTACGCCACTGCCCCGAGAGTTCTTCGACCGCCCGGTCCTGGAGATCGCCCCCGACCTTCTCGGGCGCATCCTGGTCCGGACTACTCCCGACGGCACGATCGCACTCCGTCTCACCGAGGTCGAGGCCTACGACGGCCCGAACGACCCGGGGTCGCACGCCTATCGCGGTCGTACCGCCCGCAACGAGGTGATGTTCGGTCCGCCCGGACACGTGTACGTCTACTTCACCTACGGCATGTGGCACTGCATGAACCTCGTCTGTGGTCCGGAGGGCCGGGCGAGCGCCGTCCTGCTCCGCGCCGGCGAGGTGGTCGAGGGCGCCGAGCCGGCCCGCAAGCGTCGACTTTCGGCCCGCAACGACAAGGAACTGGCCAGGGGGCCCGCTCGTCTGGCCACGGCCCTGGGGGTCGACCGCTCCCTGGACGGCACGGACGCGTGCGCACCGGACGGGACCCCGCTGAGGATGCTGACGGGCGCCCCCGTCCCTTCCGACCAGGTACGCAGCGGTCCGCGCACCGGAGTGGCGGGCGCAGGCGGAGACGGTGAGCTGTACCCGTGGCGCTACTGGGTGGCGGACGATCCGACTGTGAGCCCCTACCGGGCGCACGTGCCGCGGCGCCGACGAAGTTGA
- a CDS encoding YbhB/YbcL family Raf kinase inhibitor-like protein — MTEHKRRPLPHDFHPPVPSFTVTSTDIEEGATLGGAQVQAEGDTSPQLRWEGFPPETKSFAVTCYDPDAPTGSGFWHWVLFDIPASVTELPAGAGSGKFEGLPDGAVHARNDYGTKEFGGAAPPPGDGPHRYVFTVYAVDQEKLGPDSDASPAVVGFNLRFHAIARAQLIGEYENPGKG, encoded by the coding sequence GTGACCGAGCACAAGCGGCGGCCGCTCCCCCACGACTTCCATCCGCCCGTGCCGTCGTTCACGGTGACGAGCACGGACATCGAGGAGGGCGCGACGCTGGGCGGCGCTCAGGTCCAGGCAGAGGGCGACACCTCACCGCAGCTGCGGTGGGAGGGCTTCCCGCCGGAGACCAAGAGCTTCGCCGTGACCTGCTACGACCCCGACGCGCCGACCGGCAGCGGGTTCTGGCACTGGGTCCTGTTCGACATCCCGGCCTCGGTGACGGAGCTGCCGGCGGGTGCGGGCAGCGGCAAGTTCGAGGGACTGCCGGACGGTGCCGTGCACGCGCGGAACGACTACGGAACGAAGGAATTCGGCGGGGCCGCCCCGCCGCCCGGGGACGGTCCGCACCGGTACGTCTTCACGGTGTACGCGGTGGACCAGGAGAAGCTCGGTCCGGACTCGGACGCCTCTCCCGCCGTCGTCGGCTTCAATCTGCGGTTCCACGCGATCGCGCGTGCCCAGCTCATCGGGGAGTACGAGAACCCCGGCAAGGGCTGA